In the bacterium SCSIO 12741 genome, GATCGTGTCGTTTGTCGCCGGAATCAGCATGGTTGTTCAATATCCCTTTGAAGAATTCTCGGGAATGCTTTGGATGAGGTATTTTATGGCTGGATTTTTTATCGTGTTTTCCTTTTTCAAGCTTTTGAATTTGGAAGGGTTTGCCAATTCTTACCGAATGTATGATCTGGTCGCAGCCAAATGGAATGGCTGGGGGTATATCTATCCTTTTGTCGAGTTGGTGCTCGGCTTATTGTATCTAACGAATATGTTTCCTTTTGAAACCAACCTGGCTACAGCTATCATTCTCGGAATAAGCAGTATTGGGGTAATAAAAAGCAATTTGAACAAGCAAAAAATAAAATGTGCCTGTTTAGGTGATGTATTCAACCTTCCCATGAGTACAGTTACTGTCGTGGAAGATTTAACCATGGTGGGCATGGCAGTCTGGATGCTAATCATCATGTAAACAAAACCTTACGACTTGTAGACTCATTCGGGCTGAGGGAGATAAAATTCAAAATCTCTAATTTTGACAAAATAAGTCCTCTTGAAGAAGAGCTAAAACAAAACAGGCAATACAGCGTTGTCGAAGCAGATGAAAACAATTCTTGCCTTATTTCTATCCGTCATACTTGTGGCTTCTCAAATGGGAATCACCTTTGCCACGCACTATTGCGGCGGAAAGGCGGTTAAAGCCAGCATCTCAATTGGAATGGAAGACTTAAGCTGTGGAATGAACCTACAAAAGTCTTCTTGTGAAAATCATCCGTTTTCATCGACAACCCTATCCAAAAAATGTTGCGAAAATCAATACCTACAGCTTGGAATTGAAGATAGCTATAAGACCTCTTCCCAAGAAGTATTGCCAGAGCAGCTAAAATGGGTTGCTGCCTTTGTCATCAGCTACATCAACCTCTACCTGTATACTAATTCGGCGGAAGTTGCTTATTTAAACTACCTCCCGCCTTTACTGGATTTGGACATCCCCGTTCTGATTCAGTCCTTCCTACTATAGGATACATACCATTTCTCTAATAGTCTGCACCAATCCTGCTGCAGAAACTGGAACCATCGTGTTCCAAAACCCAATTATTATTCATCGTATTGGTATGTCATGTTAAACAAAGTAATCCGTTACTTCCTTGAGAATAAGTTAGTAACACTCATCATCATCCTCTTTTTTGTGGGATGGGGTCTGATCACCGCCCCCTTCGGCTGGAAAATCGGAGCGCTCCCTTCCGATCCAGTAGCCGTGGATGCTATTCCTGATATAGGAGAAAACCAACAGATCGTTTTTACCCCTTGGAGTGGCCGATCTCCTCAGGACATTGAAGATCAAATTAGTTATCCCCTAACCACTTCCCTATTAGGAATTCCCGGAGTCAAATCCATTCGTAGCAGCTCCATCTTCGGATTTAGCAGCATCTATATCATCTTCCAGGAGGACATCGATTTCTACTGGTCGCGTTCGCGAATTCTGGAAAAACTAAACTCGCTGCCGGCCGGCTTACTCCCGGAGGGCGTGCAACCTTCGTTAGGTCCGGACGCAACCGCCTTGGGCCAGGTATACTGGTATACCCTTGAGGGGCGGGATAAAAATGGCAACCCTATCGGAGGATGGGATTTACACGAAACCCGGACCGTACAGGATTTCTATGTCAAATACGCACTCAATGCCGTGGACGGTGTTTCAGAAGTGGCTTCCATAGGCGGCTTTGTTCAGGAATACCAGGTGGACGTTAATCCGGATGCCTTGAAGGTTTATGGGATTCCCTTGCACCAGGTAATGATGGCGGTTAAAAAGTCGAACAAAGATGTGGGAGCCAAAACCATTGAGATCAATCAAGTGGAATACCTGGTTCGAGGCATTGGTTACATTAAGTCTGTCGAAGATTTGGAAAAAGCGGTGGTGGCTGTCCACGAAAATGTTCCCATTCGCATCCAGGATATCGGTAAGGTTACCTTGGGGCCAGCCACACGCAGAGGTTTGTTAGACAAGGATGGTGCAGAAGTAGCTGGCGGTGTAGTCGTTGCGCGATACGGTTCTAACCCTTTAATGGTCATTGAAAATGTAAAAGAAAAGATCCAGGAAATAGCTTCCGGGCTCCCTAAAAAGACCTTGGCTAAT is a window encoding:
- a CDS encoding cation transporter; this encodes MQKQYTISGMTCGGCVAKVQKSLERIPGVISAQVQLDTPQGVITTTKEIPVEQLQNELQTAGSYTIQEIAPPAHNEVEVDLPEKSILTYKPLILIVSFVAGISMVVQYPFEEFSGMLWMRYFMAGFFIVFSFFKLLNLEGFANSYRMYDLVAAKWNGWGYIYPFVELVLGLLYLTNMFPFETNLATAIILGISSIGVIKSNLNKQKIKCACLGDVFNLPMSTVTVVEDLTMVGMAVWMLIIM